The following proteins come from a genomic window of Gemmatimonadales bacterium:
- a CDS encoding dipeptide epimerase, with product MSVALKLAFEVLEVRTRHPFTIARGTNESYRRVWVRLADADGVEGWGEADPSPYYGETAETVAAALHRLEPVLPSDPFDLEGAEAAMARALAGNASARVALSAALHDLAGKRLGVPLWKLWGLDPARAPLSSFTIGIAEPDVVRAKVREAAAWPILKIKVGTPHDERMLRAVREATDKPLRVDANAGWSAEQAIARLPLLEEMGVALIEQPVAPDDLAGLAAVHRASRIPIVADESCRVASDIPGLAGAVDGISIKLAKCGSLREALRMVAVARAHHLSVMVGCMVETSLGITAAAHFTPLLDLVDLDGAALLAHDPFAGASIDGGRIALPTAPGLGVTRR from the coding sequence GTGAGCGTGGCGCTGAAGCTGGCGTTCGAGGTCCTCGAAGTCCGGACGCGTCATCCGTTCACGATCGCGCGGGGCACGAACGAGTCGTACCGGCGGGTGTGGGTGCGGCTCGCCGACGCCGATGGCGTGGAAGGCTGGGGCGAGGCGGACCCGTCCCCGTACTACGGCGAGACGGCGGAGACCGTCGCGGCGGCCCTGCACCGCCTCGAGCCGGTGCTGCCGTCCGATCCGTTCGACCTGGAGGGCGCCGAGGCGGCGATGGCCCGCGCGCTCGCGGGCAACGCGTCCGCCCGGGTCGCGCTGTCGGCGGCGCTTCACGACCTCGCGGGGAAGCGGCTCGGAGTGCCGCTGTGGAAGCTGTGGGGCCTCGATCCGGCCCGCGCGCCGCTCTCGTCCTTCACGATCGGCATCGCCGAGCCCGACGTGGTGCGCGCCAAGGTGCGCGAGGCGGCGGCGTGGCCGATCCTCAAGATCAAGGTCGGCACGCCGCACGACGAGCGCATGCTGCGCGCCGTGCGCGAGGCGACGGACAAGCCGTTGCGGGTGGACGCGAACGCGGGGTGGTCGGCCGAGCAGGCCATCGCGCGCCTGCCGCTGCTCGAGGAGATGGGCGTGGCGCTGATCGAGCAGCCGGTGGCGCCGGACGATCTCGCGGGCCTCGCCGCCGTGCACCGCGCCTCGCGCATCCCGATCGTCGCCGACGAGTCGTGCCGGGTGGCGTCGGACATCCCCGGGCTCGCCGGCGCGGTGGACGGGATCAGCATCAAGCTGGCCAAGTGCGGCTCGCTGCGCGAGGCCCTGCGGATGGTGGCGGTCGCGCGTGCCCACCACCTGTCGGTGATGGTGGGCTGCATGGTGGAGACCTCCCTCGGCATCACCGCGGCGGCGCACTTCACGCCGCTGCTGGATCTGGTGGACCTCGACGGGGCCGCGCTCCTGGCGCACGACCCGTTCGCGGGCGCCTCGATCGACGGGGGCCGGATCGCGCTCCCGACCGCACCGGGGCTCGGCGTCACGCGACGGTGA
- a CDS encoding histone deacetylase gives MTVSLVTHRACLEHCTPPWHPESPARLEAVRAALAAGPVEQGMAHWVEAPHAERDDVLRVHAADYLARLEALDRGGGGALDPDTYLGPGSLEAAWRAAGAVVRAAELALAGGGAAFCPVRPPGHHATPSRAMGFCLLNNAAVAAQTALERLGAERVLVVDWDVHHGNGTADAFRAEPRVRYVSLHQWPYYPGTGAEDDVGAGNLFHVPRPPGLPRERYVADLLGAVDRAVAGFLPSLVIVSAGFDALNGDPLGGFTLEPDDYHDLTHAIRRRASGAAMISVLEGGYDPARLAAAAVRHVQALAT, from the coding sequence GTGACGGTCAGCCTGGTCACCCACCGGGCGTGCCTGGAGCACTGCACCCCGCCGTGGCATCCGGAATCGCCGGCGCGGCTCGAGGCGGTGCGGGCTGCGCTGGCCGCGGGCCCGGTGGAACAGGGCATGGCGCACTGGGTGGAGGCGCCGCACGCCGAGCGCGACGACGTGCTGCGGGTGCACGCCGCGGACTACCTCGCCCGCCTCGAGGCGCTCGACCGCGGCGGCGGCGGCGCCCTCGACCCCGACACCTACCTCGGACCCGGCTCGCTGGAGGCGGCGTGGCGCGCGGCGGGAGCGGTGGTGCGGGCGGCCGAGCTGGCACTCGCCGGCGGCGGCGCCGCCTTCTGCCCCGTGCGGCCGCCCGGCCATCACGCCACGCCGTCGCGCGCCATGGGATTCTGCCTGCTCAACAACGCCGCGGTCGCGGCGCAGACCGCCCTCGAGCGGCTGGGTGCGGAGCGCGTGCTCGTCGTGGACTGGGACGTCCACCACGGCAACGGCACGGCCGACGCGTTCCGCGCCGAGCCGCGGGTGCGCTACGTGTCGCTGCACCAGTGGCCCTACTACCCGGGCACCGGCGCGGAGGACGACGTCGGCGCGGGCAACCTGTTCCACGTCCCGCGGCCGCCCGGGCTGCCGCGCGAGCGCTACGTGGCCGACCTGCTGGGCGCCGTGGACCGCGCGGTCGCGGGATTCCTGCCGTCGCTGGTGATCGTCTCCGCCGGCTTCGACGCGCTGAACGGGGATCCGCTCGGCGGCTTCACGCTGGAGCCCGACGACTACCACGACCTGACGCACGCCATCCGGCGCCGGGCGTCCGGCGCCGCGATGATCTCGGTCCTCGAGGGCGGCTACGATCCCGCGCGGCTGGCCGCCGCGGCGGTGCGGCACGTGCAGGCGCTGGCGACGTGA